In one Silene latifolia isolate original U9 population chromosome 10, ASM4854445v1, whole genome shotgun sequence genomic region, the following are encoded:
- the LOC141604986 gene encoding hydroquinone glucosyltransferase — translation MAQKQTPHIVVIPTPGMGHLIPLVELAKRILDAHPFTVSFLVPFEGPPTQAQKSVLEALPNDRADSYFLPPVNLDDLPSDSKIETRIALTLARSLPAIRSHLTGLQTTCSSKLTALVVDLFGTDAFDVAWEFGMKPYIFYPTNAMCLSFFFHVPELDAQVTSEYRDMVDPVRLPGCVPIHGKDLLDPVQDKTNDAYKWVLHHTKRYKLAEGILVNSFPELEEGALKALQKPKSGFPPVYSVGPLIKTGGTSPDDDKSECLTWLDGQPRGSVLFISFGSGGTLSYDQLTELAHGLEMSEQRFLWVVRPPNNIANGTYFSTEGERDPLDFLPKGFLDRIKGRGLVVPTWAPQVKVLSHESTSGFLTHCGWNSILESVVHGVSLIAWPLYAEQRMNAVMLSEGLKVALRPKADENGLVRRGEIAMVVKDLMEGNEGKQIRTRMRDLKDAASRVLSVDGSSTKALSEVVLKWRSH, via the coding sequence ATGGCTCAAAAACAAACTCCTCATATAGTAGTTATCCCAACACCAGGGATGGGCCACCTGATTCCCTTGGTCGAGTTAGCCAAGCGAATTCTGGATGCCCACCCCTTTACGGTTTCTTTTCTAGTTCCTTTTGAAGGGCCTCCAACACAGGCACAAAAATCTGTGTTGGAAGCCCTTCCTAACGACAGGGCGGATTCCTACTTCCTGCCACCTGTTAACCTGGATGACCTACCCTCAGACTCGAAGATTGAGACTAGGATTGCCCTTACCCTAGCCCGTTCCCTACCCGCTATTCGGTCCCACCTCACGGGGCTACAAACCACGTGTAGTAGCAAGCTCACCGCCCTCGTGGTCGACCTTTTTGGTACGGATGCTTTTGACGTGGCGTGGGAATTTGGGATGAAACCTTACATATTTTACCCTACAAATGCTATGTGTCTTTCATTTTTCTTCCATGTTCCTGAACTTGATGCACAAGTTACATCCGAATATAGGGATATGGTTGACCCGGTTAGATTACCCGGGTGCGTTCCGATTCATGGAAAAGACCTTCTTGACCCTGTCCAAGATAAAACAAATGATGCCTATAAATGGGTACTTCACCATACAAAGAGGTATAAGCTAGCCgagggtattttggtcaattcCTTCCCCGAATTGGAGGAAGGAGCATTAAAGGCATTACAAAAACCTAAATCGGGTTTTCCTCCGGTTTATTCGGTCGGACCGCTTATTAAAACCGGAGGAACTAGCCCGGACGATGACAAGTCAGAGTGTTTGACTTGGTTGGATGGGCAGCCACGTGGCTCCGTATTATTCATTTCTTTCGGTAGCGGTGGGACCCTCTCATATGATCAGCTAACTGAACTTGCCCATGGTTTGGAAATGAGTGAACAAAGATTTTTATGGGTAGTTAGGCCTCCAAATAATATAGCCAATGGCACATATTTTAGTACTGAAGGTGAGAGGGACCCACTAGACTTTTTACCAAAGGGGTTCCTAGATAGGATCAAAGGGAGGGGCCTAGTCGTCCCGACTTGGGCCCCTCAAGTTAAGGTTCTCAGTCATGAGTCTACTAGCGGGTTCTTAACCCACTGTGGTTGGAACTCGATTCTGGAGAGTGTGGTCCATGGGGTGTCTTTGATTGCATGGCCGTTGTACGCTGAACAACGTATGAACGCGGTCATGCTATCTGAAGGCCTGAAGGTCGCCCTACGACCTAAGGCTGATGAAAATGGGTTGGTTAGACGCGGTGAGATTGCTATGGTCGTTAAGGATCTAATGGAAGGTAATGAAGGGAAGCAGATTCGAACCCGAATGAGGGACCTCAAAGATGCTGCTTCTAGAGTACTTAGTGTGGATGGATCATCCACTAAAGCACTTTCTGAAGTGGTGCTCAAATGGAGATCTCACTAG